One window of Mesorhizobium sp. WSM4904 genomic DNA carries:
- the htpX gene encoding zinc metalloprotease HtpX: protein MNTLRTAMLLAAMTALFMGVGFLIGGTGGMMIALLIAAGMNLFSYWNADKMVLSMNRAVEVDEKNAPEYYAIVQALAKQAGLPMPKTYLIDSPQPNAFATGRNPQNAAVAASTGLLERLSHEEVAAVMAHELAHVQHRDTLTMTIVATLAGAISMLGNFAFFFGGSRDNNNPFGFVGVLVAMLVAPFAAMIVQMAVSRTREYEADRRGAEICGHPLWLASALDKIARGAERIPNPDAERNPAMAHLFIINPLHGERMDNLFSTHPNTENRIAALQQMASEMDGGARAARREAPAPPQPDEPRTGPWGRRPAESAPPAEPERPKPNPWGRNPTGPRGAGPKGPWS, encoded by the coding sequence ATGAACACGCTTCGCACCGCCATGCTTCTTGCCGCGATGACCGCGCTGTTCATGGGCGTCGGCTTTCTGATCGGCGGCACGGGCGGCATGATGATCGCGCTCTTGATCGCCGCCGGCATGAACCTGTTCAGCTATTGGAATGCCGACAAGATGGTGCTGTCGATGAACCGCGCCGTCGAGGTCGACGAGAAGAACGCCCCCGAATATTATGCGATCGTCCAGGCGCTGGCCAAGCAGGCCGGCCTGCCGATGCCGAAGACTTATCTGATCGACAGCCCGCAGCCCAACGCTTTCGCCACCGGCCGTAACCCTCAGAACGCCGCGGTGGCCGCGTCGACCGGCCTGCTGGAGCGCCTCAGCCACGAAGAGGTCGCGGCGGTGATGGCGCATGAGCTTGCCCATGTGCAGCACCGCGACACATTGACCATGACGATCGTCGCGACGCTCGCCGGCGCGATTTCGATGCTCGGCAATTTCGCCTTCTTCTTCGGCGGCAGCCGCGACAACAACAACCCGTTCGGCTTCGTCGGGGTGCTGGTGGCGATGCTCGTGGCACCCTTTGCCGCCATGATCGTGCAGATGGCGGTGAGCCGCACCCGCGAATACGAGGCCGACCGACGCGGCGCCGAGATCTGCGGCCACCCGCTGTGGCTAGCCTCCGCGCTCGACAAGATCGCGCGCGGCGCCGAGCGCATTCCCAACCCGGACGCCGAGCGCAATCCGGCCATGGCGCATCTCTTCATCATCAATCCGCTTCACGGCGAGCGCATGGACAATCTGTTTTCGACCCATCCGAACACCGAGAACCGCATCGCCGCCCTGCAGCAGATGGCCAGTGAGATGGACGGCGGCGCGCGGGCCGCCCGGCGCGAGGCGCCGGCGCCACCCCAGCCAGACGAGCCGCGGACAGGCCCATGGGGCAGGCGGCCGGCTGAGTCCGCGCCGCCGGCTGAGCCGGAGCGGCCGAAGCCCAATCCGTGGGGCCGCAACCCGACCGGCCCCCGCGGCGCCGGACCCAAAGGTCCGTGGTCGTGA
- a CDS encoding DUF1674 domain-containing protein, translating to MTERPSKTETAPEGDKPQRTLTPAAERALAEAEARRQAYREAEAQLPKEIGGRGGKEPGRYGDWEVKGLTSDF from the coding sequence ATGACCGAACGCCCCAGCAAAACCGAAACCGCTCCCGAAGGCGACAAGCCGCAAAGGACGCTGACGCCGGCGGCCGAGCGCGCGCTGGCAGAGGCCGAGGCCAGGCGACAGGCATACCGCGAGGCGGAAGCCCAACTGCCGAAGGAAATCGGCGGCCGCGGCGGCAAGGAACCCGGGCGCTACGGCGACTGGGAAGTGAAAGGCCTGACCAGCGATTTTTAG
- a CDS encoding HAD-IA family hydrolase: MFAGRKFAAFLFDMDGTVLNSIAAAERVWTEWANRHGLDVASFLPTIHGKRAIETIAALELPGIDAVAEADALLKAEADDLEGIVPIPGSVAFLNSLPPERWAIVTSAPRELALLRMAAAGIPVPAMMVSAEDVTRGKPAPDCFLLAAERLGVEARDCLVFEDAPAGIAAGEAAGASVMVISATHVHAMQTQHASIATYDALGVAVDDSGWMVVEPQRDAA, translated from the coding sequence ATGTTCGCAGGCAGAAAGTTCGCCGCCTTCCTTTTCGACATGGACGGCACGGTGCTCAACTCGATCGCGGCGGCGGAACGTGTGTGGACTGAGTGGGCAAATCGCCATGGCCTTGACGTCGCCAGCTTCCTGCCGACGATCCATGGCAAGCGCGCGATTGAGACGATCGCTGCGCTGGAGCTTCCAGGCATAGATGCCGTGGCGGAAGCCGATGCTCTGCTCAAGGCCGAGGCGGACGATCTCGAAGGCATCGTCCCGATTCCCGGCTCCGTCGCCTTTCTCAATTCGCTGCCGCCCGAGCGCTGGGCGATCGTCACTTCGGCGCCGCGCGAGCTGGCGCTGCTGCGCATGGCGGCGGCCGGCATTCCGGTTCCGGCCATGATGGTGTCGGCCGAGGACGTCACCCGCGGCAAGCCGGCGCCTGACTGCTTCCTGCTGGCGGCAGAACGTCTCGGCGTCGAGGCGCGCGATTGCCTGGTCTTCGAGGATGCGCCGGCCGGCATCGCGGCCGGCGAAGCTGCCGGCGCCTCGGTGATGGTGATCAGCGCCACGCACGTCCATGCGATGCAGACGCAGCACGCCAGCATCGCCACCTACGACGCGCTCGGCGTTGCCGTGGACGACAGCGGCTGGATGGTCGTCGAGCCGCAGCGCGACGCGGCTTAG
- a CDS encoding pilus assembly protein: MRQFKGLVHGGLVRGVDGFARDRGGNFAVLFGIAASVLALGVGFAVNISQLYNAKSSLQGVVDAAVTSTARDLTLGVIKEADANRSVQAFLDANSTAGVLQANQIVLDKLTVDRTAKTVQADVHADIGLYFPIFSVGDMQRVTTSTTALYSDKKVEVAMMLDITGSMAGQKIKDLKTAAGNAVDSFLTGQDSANPRVRVAIVPYANSVNVGPLAASTVFVETKLSERKQAPGNGDPQMVSAPARPDTCATERKGTYQYSDAGPDVGMVNRDYFLSPFAQQTGTSACPAAAVKPLTADATALKNVIKGFVASGGTAGHIGVQWAWYMLSENWGGVMKVSERPAKMDPKKVAKYAILMTDGEFNLSYFDATSVGQVYNAAGKEQTRTAATTLCSAMRDQGIEIFTIGFDLTEKNAKSTLQACASPDTASITHFYQAANGTELDQAFQSIVRNIDNLTVTK, encoded by the coding sequence ATGCGGCAGTTCAAAGGTCTCGTTCACGGGGGTCTCGTTCGTGGGGTGGACGGCTTTGCCCGGGATCGCGGAGGCAATTTCGCGGTTCTGTTCGGGATTGCCGCATCGGTCCTGGCGCTGGGGGTGGGATTCGCGGTCAATATCTCGCAGCTCTACAACGCGAAATCGAGCTTGCAGGGCGTCGTCGACGCCGCCGTCACCTCGACGGCACGCGATCTCACCCTCGGCGTCATCAAGGAAGCCGATGCCAACCGATCGGTGCAGGCATTTCTCGACGCCAACAGCACCGCCGGTGTGCTGCAGGCCAACCAGATCGTGCTCGACAAGCTAACCGTCGACAGAACGGCGAAAACCGTGCAGGCGGATGTGCATGCCGATATCGGCCTCTATTTTCCGATCTTCAGCGTGGGCGACATGCAGCGCGTGACCACGTCGACCACCGCGCTCTATTCGGACAAGAAGGTCGAGGTGGCGATGATGCTCGACATCACCGGCTCGATGGCGGGGCAGAAGATCAAGGATTTGAAGACGGCAGCCGGCAATGCGGTCGACTCGTTCCTCACCGGCCAGGACTCGGCCAATCCTCGTGTGCGGGTGGCGATCGTTCCCTACGCCAACTCTGTCAATGTCGGTCCACTTGCCGCAAGCACCGTCTTCGTCGAAACCAAGCTAAGCGAGCGCAAGCAGGCGCCGGGCAATGGCGACCCGCAAATGGTGTCGGCGCCGGCGCGGCCCGATACCTGCGCGACCGAGCGCAAGGGCACCTATCAATATTCGGACGCCGGGCCGGACGTCGGCATGGTCAACCGCGACTATTTCCTGTCCCCGTTCGCCCAACAGACCGGCACGTCCGCTTGTCCGGCCGCGGCGGTGAAGCCGCTGACAGCGGACGCCACGGCACTGAAGAATGTCATCAAGGGCTTCGTCGCCTCCGGCGGCACCGCCGGCCATATCGGCGTGCAGTGGGCCTGGTACATGCTGTCCGAGAACTGGGGCGGCGTGATGAAGGTTTCGGAGCGGCCGGCCAAGATGGATCCGAAGAAGGTCGCCAAATACGCGATCCTGATGACCGACGGCGAGTTCAACCTTTCCTATTTTGATGCCACCAGCGTGGGCCAGGTTTATAACGCCGCCGGCAAGGAGCAGACACGCACCGCCGCGACGACGCTGTGCTCCGCGATGCGCGACCAGGGTATCGAAATCTTCACGATCGGCTTCGACCTCACCGAAAAGAACGCCAAGTCGACGTTGCAGGCTTGCGCCAGCCCGGACACGGCGAGCATCACGCATTTCTATCAGGCCGCCAACGGCACGGAGCTCGACCAGGCTTTCCAGTCGATCGTGCGCAACATCGACAACCTCACAGTGACCAAGTAG
- a CDS encoding cyclopropane-fatty-acyl-phospholipid synthase family protein — translation MNAADRAARIVRTVVETLKPGFAVRLWTGERIGPADGPVLAINDQDIVWQLVRRPTFSTLVEMWISKTVDIEGGTLFDFYALPSQGKLKTKLRSLPKLAILRDLPSVLFSRKQMTARGDLSGRNPYVSGSNKEAIQHHYDISNAFYRLFLDERMVYSCGYFTDFANGIDQAQVDKLDHICRKLRLKPGEKLLDIGCGWGAMLIHAVKNYGVVGHGVSLSQAQTDLARERIRAEGLEDRITIEIKSYAELSGTFDKISSIGMFEHLGLANHAAYFSAVHRLLKPGGVYLHHAITRRSKGDIRKTLRKGPEYKALIKYIFPGGELDTIGMTLGNLEAHGFLVHDVENLREHYQRTCRLWAERLHARFDEAIAEVGEAKARLWLLYLTGCSIAFERASAQVFQTVATKRARGPSGLPQTRADLYR, via the coding sequence ATGAATGCCGCCGACAGGGCAGCGCGGATCGTGCGAACGGTGGTCGAGACGCTGAAGCCGGGCTTTGCGGTCAGGCTGTGGACCGGCGAGCGGATCGGCCCCGCCGACGGTCCGGTGCTCGCCATCAACGATCAGGACATCGTCTGGCAGCTGGTTCGCCGGCCGACCTTCTCGACGCTGGTCGAGATGTGGATCTCTAAGACCGTGGATATCGAAGGGGGCACGCTGTTCGATTTCTACGCCCTGCCCTCGCAGGGCAAGCTCAAGACGAAGCTCAGATCATTGCCCAAGCTCGCGATCCTGCGCGACCTGCCAAGCGTGCTGTTTTCGCGCAAGCAGATGACGGCGCGCGGCGATCTTTCCGGGCGCAACCCCTATGTCAGCGGGTCGAACAAGGAGGCGATCCAGCATCACTACGACATCTCGAATGCCTTCTACCGGCTCTTCCTCGACGAGCGCATGGTCTACAGCTGCGGCTATTTTACAGATTTCGCCAACGGCATCGACCAGGCGCAGGTCGACAAGCTCGACCATATCTGCCGCAAGCTCAGGCTGAAGCCTGGCGAAAAACTGCTCGACATCGGCTGCGGCTGGGGCGCGATGCTCATCCATGCGGTGAAGAATTACGGCGTCGTCGGCCACGGTGTCTCGCTGTCGCAAGCCCAGACAGACCTTGCCCGCGAGCGCATTCGCGCCGAGGGGCTGGAGGATCGCATCACCATCGAGATAAAGTCTTATGCCGAGCTCTCCGGCACTTTCGACAAGATATCGTCGATCGGCATGTTCGAGCATCTGGGACTTGCCAACCACGCGGCCTACTTCTCGGCGGTCCACCGCTTGCTGAAGCCCGGCGGCGTCTACCTGCATCATGCCATCACCAGGCGCAGCAAGGGCGACATCAGGAAGACGCTGCGCAAGGGGCCGGAATACAAGGCGCTGATCAAATACATCTTTCCTGGCGGCGAGCTCGACACGATCGGCATGACGCTCGGCAATCTCGAGGCGCATGGCTTCCTCGTCCATGATGTCGAGAACCTGCGCGAGCATTATCAGCGCACCTGCCGCCTGTGGGCGGAGCGTCTCCATGCGCGCTTCGACGAGGCGATCGCCGAGGTCGGCGAGGCGAAGGCGCGGCTCTGGCTGCTCTATCTCACCGGCTGCTCGATCGCCTTCGAGCGCGCCTCGGCGCAGGTTTTCCAGACCGTCGCTACAAAACGCGCGCGTGGTCCGAGCGGGCTGCCGCAGACGCGGGCGGATCTCTATCGGTAG
- a CDS encoding MOSC domain-containing protein, with protein sequence MNAQAALGTVSQLWRYPASSLAGERLDAISVGTSSVDGDRLFGLVDASDNEIARPDRGPKWHKVPLIRTRLTEDRELEVAVPGGDWLPAPDPESDRVVSAFLGFEASIRPYFRENAAPSYSGPLTVERYTRAPIHLLTTASLARLKALHPQGVADPRRFRPNIVVDMDPVEGSFPETEWIGRKLAIGDLLLTVSEPCRRCGFTIIAQDGFDNDPGILRNLVRYNAHNIGVYCTVDRPARVEIGAPMRFV encoded by the coding sequence ATGAACGCTCAGGCGGCACTCGGCACGGTCAGCCAGCTCTGGCGCTATCCCGCGAGCTCGCTCGCCGGCGAGCGGCTGGACGCGATCTCCGTCGGCACATCGAGCGTCGACGGCGATCGGCTGTTCGGCCTGGTCGATGCTTCCGACAATGAAATCGCCCGGCCGGACCGCGGGCCGAAATGGCACAAGGTGCCGCTGATCCGCACCCGGCTGACCGAAGATCGCGAGCTTGAGGTGGCCGTGCCCGGCGGCGACTGGCTGCCGGCGCCGGACCCTGAAAGCGACCGCGTCGTTTCCGCTTTCCTCGGCTTCGAAGCCTCGATCCGGCCTTATTTCCGCGAGAACGCGGCCCCCAGCTATTCCGGCCCACTGACCGTCGAGCGTTACACCAGGGCGCCGATCCACCTGCTGACCACCGCCTCGCTGGCGCGGCTGAAGGCGCTGCATCCGCAAGGCGTGGCCGATCCGCGCCGTTTCCGCCCCAACATCGTCGTCGATATGGACCCTGTCGAAGGCTCCTTCCCGGAGACCGAATGGATCGGGCGCAAGCTCGCGATCGGCGATCTTCTGCTCACCGTCTCGGAGCCCTGCCGCCGCTGCGGCTTCACCATCATCGCCCAGGACGGCTTCGACAACGATCCGGGCATCCTGCGCAACCTGGTCCGCTACAACGCCCACAATATCGGCGTCTATTGCACCGTCGACCGGCCGGCGCGCGTCGAGATCGGCGCGCCGATGCGCTTCGTCTGA
- the acs gene encoding acetate--CoA ligase: MSDVHVHRVQPAWKKNALIDNDTYLKWYADSVKNPDKFWGKHGKRIDWFKPFTKVKNTSFDGKVSIKWFEDGQTNVSYNCIDRHLKKRGNQTAIIWEGDNPYDDRKITYNELYAHVCRFANVLKKHGVKKGDRVTIYMPMIPETAYAMLACTRIGAIHSVVFGGFSPDALAGRIDDCKSTVVVTADEGLRGGKPIPLKDNTDKAIDIAAKAGTKVEKVVVVRRTGGKTGWVPGRDVWYHDEAATVKADCKPEKMKAEDPLFILYTSGSTGKPKGVLHTTAGYLVYVSMTHQYVFDYHDGDIYWCTADVGWVTGHSYIVYGPLANGATTLMFEGVPNYPSQSRFWEVVDKHQVNIFYTAPTALRALMGAGDGHVKKTSRKSLRVLGTVGEPINPEAWEWYYNVIGNAKLPIVDTWWQTETGGILITPLPGATDLKAGSATRPFFGVRPQLVDGDGKVLEGAADGNLCIIDAWPGMMRTVYGDHDRFVQTYFSTYKGKYFTGDGCRRDEDGYYWITGRVDDVINVSGHRMGTAEVESALVSHDLVSEAAVVGYPHDIKGQGIYCYVTLMAGSTSSEDLRKELVAHVRKEIGAIATPDKIQFAPGLPKTRSGKIMRRILRKIAEDDYGALGDTSTLADPAVVDDLVANRQNKRA, encoded by the coding sequence ATGTCCGATGTCCATGTCCACCGCGTCCAGCCGGCGTGGAAGAAGAACGCGCTGATCGACAACGACACCTATCTCAAATGGTACGCCGACAGCGTGAAGAACCCGGACAAGTTCTGGGGCAAGCACGGCAAGCGCATCGACTGGTTCAAGCCCTTCACCAAGGTCAAGAACACTTCCTTCGATGGCAAGGTCTCGATCAAGTGGTTCGAGGACGGCCAGACCAATGTTTCCTATAACTGCATCGACCGGCATCTCAAGAAGCGCGGCAACCAGACCGCCATCATCTGGGAGGGCGACAACCCTTACGATGACCGCAAGATCACCTATAACGAGCTTTATGCGCATGTCTGCCGCTTTGCCAACGTGCTGAAGAAGCACGGCGTCAAGAAGGGCGACCGCGTCACCATCTACATGCCGATGATCCCGGAAACGGCTTATGCGATGCTTGCCTGCACGCGTATCGGCGCCATCCACTCTGTCGTCTTCGGCGGCTTCTCGCCCGACGCTCTCGCCGGGCGCATCGACGACTGCAAGTCGACCGTCGTCGTCACTGCGGACGAGGGCCTGCGCGGCGGCAAGCCGATCCCGCTGAAGGACAACACCGACAAGGCGATCGACATCGCGGCCAAGGCCGGCACCAAGGTCGAGAAGGTGGTGGTCGTGCGCCGCACCGGCGGCAAGACCGGCTGGGTGCCGGGCCGCGACGTCTGGTACCACGACGAAGCCGCGACCGTTAAGGCGGACTGCAAGCCGGAGAAGATGAAGGCGGAGGATCCGCTGTTCATCCTTTACACCTCTGGCTCGACAGGCAAGCCGAAGGGCGTGCTGCACACCACCGCCGGCTATCTCGTCTACGTCTCGATGACCCACCAATATGTCTTCGATTACCATGACGGCGACATCTACTGGTGCACCGCCGATGTCGGCTGGGTCACCGGCCACAGCTACATCGTCTATGGGCCTTTGGCCAACGGCGCCACGACGTTGATGTTCGAGGGCGTGCCGAACTACCCGTCGCAGTCGCGCTTCTGGGAAGTCGTCGACAAGCATCAGGTCAACATCTTCTACACCGCGCCGACGGCGCTGCGCGCGCTGATGGGCGCCGGCGACGGCCATGTGAAGAAGACCTCGCGCAAGTCGCTGCGCGTGCTTGGTACCGTCGGTGAGCCGATCAATCCGGAAGCCTGGGAGTGGTACTACAACGTCATCGGCAACGCCAAATTGCCAATCGTCGACACCTGGTGGCAGACCGAGACCGGCGGCATCCTGATCACGCCGCTGCCGGGCGCCACCGACCTCAAGGCCGGGTCGGCGACGCGGCCGTTCTTCGGCGTCAGGCCGCAGCTGGTCGACGGCGACGGCAAGGTGCTCGAAGGGGCGGCCGACGGCAATCTCTGCATCATCGATGCATGGCCCGGCATGATGCGCACGGTCTATGGCGATCACGACCGCTTCGTGCAGACTTACTTTTCGACCTACAAGGGCAAGTACTTCACCGGCGACGGCTGCCGCCGCGACGAAGACGGCTATTACTGGATCACCGGCCGCGTCGACGACGTCATCAACGTCTCCGGCCATCGCATGGGCACGGCGGAAGTGGAGTCCGCGCTGGTCAGCCACGACCTGGTCTCGGAAGCCGCGGTCGTCGGCTATCCGCACGACATCAAGGGGCAAGGTATCTACTGCTACGTCACGCTGATGGCCGGCAGCACATCGAGCGAGGATCTGCGCAAGGAGCTTGTCGCCCACGTCCGCAAGGAGATCGGCGCCATCGCCACGCCGGACAAGATCCAGTTCGCGCCGGGCCTGCCCAAGACCCGCTCGGGCAAGATCATGCGCCGCATCCTGCGCAAGATCGCCGAGGACGATTACGGCGCGCTCGGCGACACCTCGACATTGGCCGACCCGGCCGTCGTCGACGATCTCGTCGCCAACCGGCAGAACAAAAGGGCCTGA
- a CDS encoding usg protein, which yields MHDHSEMDLMLRGYGLTTAKILYHFPDHPHLLQSFIWQDYDIAPQFPVLIRFIEFWKTKLDGPLHSVTYTHQKLIAPNEWRKVDGEFVLH from the coding sequence ATGCATGACCATTCCGAAATGGATCTGATGCTCAGGGGCTATGGGCTGACCACGGCCAAGATCCTCTACCATTTTCCCGATCACCCGCATTTGCTGCAAAGCTTCATCTGGCAGGACTACGACATCGCGCCGCAATTTCCGGTGCTGATCCGCTTCATCGAATTCTGGAAGACCAAGCTCGACGGCCCGCTGCATTCGGTGACCTACACGCACCAGAAGCTGATCGCGCCGAACGAGTGGCGGAAGGTGGACGGGGAGTTCGTGCTGCATTGA
- a CDS encoding aldo/keto reductase, which translates to MDYRRLGASGLKVPALSFGAGTFGGSGPLFGHWGNSDAKEARRLVDICLEAGVTLFDTADVYSNGASEEVLGEAIKGRRDAVLISTKTALPMGDGPADWGSSRSRLIRSVDAALKRLGTDYIDLLQLHAFDAATPIEEVLATLGDLVRAGKLRYVGVSNFSGWQVMKSLGLAEKHGYPRYAAHQVYYSLVGRDYEWELMPLGLDQGVGALVWSPLGWGRLTGKIRRGQPLPKTSRLHDTASFGPPVEDGHLYRVVDALETVAAEAGKTVPQVAINWLLQRPTVSSVIIGARNEEQLRQNLGAVGWTLSPEQMKALDEASAVTAPYPYFPYRRQEGFARLNPPAV; encoded by the coding sequence ATGGACTATCGACGTCTCGGCGCATCCGGCCTGAAAGTGCCGGCGCTTTCCTTCGGCGCCGGAACCTTCGGCGGCTCCGGGCCGCTGTTCGGCCATTGGGGTAACAGCGACGCTAAGGAGGCGCGCCGGCTGGTCGACATCTGCCTGGAAGCAGGCGTCACCCTCTTCGACACGGCCGACGTCTATTCGAATGGCGCCTCGGAGGAGGTGCTGGGCGAAGCGATCAAGGGCCGCCGCGACGCGGTGCTGATCTCGACCAAGACCGCGCTGCCGATGGGCGACGGCCCGGCCGATTGGGGCTCGTCGCGCTCACGGCTGATCCGCTCCGTCGACGCGGCGCTGAAGCGCCTCGGCACCGATTATATCGACTTGCTTCAGCTCCATGCCTTCGACGCCGCGACGCCGATCGAGGAGGTGCTGGCGACGCTGGGCGACCTCGTTCGCGCGGGCAAGCTGCGCTATGTCGGCGTCTCCAATTTCTCCGGCTGGCAGGTGATGAAATCGCTCGGCCTGGCGGAAAAGCATGGCTATCCGCGCTATGCCGCGCATCAGGTCTACTACTCGCTGGTCGGTCGCGACTATGAATGGGAACTGATGCCGCTCGGCCTTGATCAGGGCGTCGGCGCCCTTGTGTGGAGTCCGCTCGGCTGGGGCCGGCTGACCGGCAAGATCCGTCGCGGCCAACCGCTGCCGAAAACGAGCCGGCTGCACGACACGGCAAGCTTCGGCCCGCCCGTCGAGGACGGGCATCTCTATCGCGTGGTCGACGCGCTCGAAACCGTCGCCGCCGAAGCTGGCAAGACCGTGCCGCAGGTCGCGATCAACTGGCTGCTACAGCGGCCGACCGTGTCGTCGGTGATCATCGGCGCGCGCAACGAGGAGCAGTTGCGGCAAAATCTCGGCGCCGTCGGCTGGACGTTGTCGCCGGAACAGATGAAGGCGCTCGATGAAGCGAGCGCGGTGACTGCGCCCTATCCTTACTTTCCCTATCGCCGCCAAGAGGGCTTCGCCCGCCTGAACCCGCCGGCGGTGTGA
- a CDS encoding MFS transporter, with product MPLALYALTAGAFGIGVTEFVIMGLLLDVSADLGVSISAAGMLISGYALGVVVGAPLLGALTGRLSKKTLLLALMVVFTVGNLACALAPDYWTLMAARVLTAFAHASFFGVGSVVATSLVAPNRKASAIALMFTGLTVANILGVPFGTWLGQAYGWRSAFLAVTLVGVIAVAVIALLVPHDEPAAADPEEGSEGALAVLGRRPVLLGLLTTVLSWVGVFAAFTYLAPILTRISGFSEAAVSPILLVFGGGLVAGNLLGGRLADRRLVPTVIGTLVALSAVLFVMTAAIHQPLAAIIAVGLLGAAAFATVAPLQMWVLDKARGAGQGLASSFNIAAFNLGNAIGAWLGGFVIDHGPGLGAVTLVAGLVPLAAIAVVFLALRLERRAIGSPALAQC from the coding sequence ATGCCTCTTGCTCTCTATGCCCTCACCGCCGGTGCCTTCGGCATCGGTGTCACCGAATTCGTCATCATGGGCCTGCTGCTCGACGTCAGCGCCGATCTCGGCGTCTCGATCTCGGCCGCGGGCATGCTGATCTCCGGCTATGCGCTGGGCGTCGTCGTCGGCGCGCCGTTGCTTGGCGCGCTTACCGGCCGCCTGTCGAAGAAGACGCTGCTGCTTGCCCTGATGGTGGTCTTCACCGTCGGCAACCTCGCCTGCGCGCTGGCGCCCGACTACTGGACGCTGATGGCGGCGCGTGTGCTGACCGCTTTCGCCCATGCCTCCTTCTTTGGTGTCGGCTCGGTCGTCGCCACCAGCCTCGTCGCGCCCAACCGGAAGGCTTCGGCCATCGCGCTGATGTTCACCGGCCTTACCGTCGCCAACATCCTCGGCGTGCCGTTCGGCACCTGGCTCGGGCAAGCCTATGGCTGGCGCTCGGCCTTCCTCGCCGTCACACTGGTCGGCGTCATCGCCGTTGCCGTGATCGCGCTGCTGGTGCCGCATGACGAGCCGGCCGCGGCCGACCCGGAGGAAGGTTCCGAAGGCGCGCTTGCCGTGCTTGGCCGCCGGCCCGTGCTGCTCGGCCTGCTGACCACGGTGCTGAGCTGGGTCGGCGTCTTTGCCGCCTTCACCTATCTGGCGCCGATCCTAACCCGGATCAGCGGCTTTTCCGAAGCCGCCGTGTCGCCGATCCTGCTCGTCTTCGGCGGCGGGCTGGTCGCCGGCAACCTGCTTGGCGGGCGCCTCGCCGACCGGCGTCTCGTGCCGACCGTCATCGGCACGCTGGTCGCGCTCTCGGCCGTGCTGTTCGTCATGACCGCCGCGATCCATCAGCCGCTCGCGGCAATCATCGCCGTCGGCCTGCTGGGCGCGGCCGCCTTCGCCACCGTCGCCCCGCTGCAGATGTGGGTGCTGGACAAGGCCAGGGGCGCTGGCCAGGGCCTCGCCTCGTCCTTCAACATCGCCGCCTTCAACCTCGGCAATGCGATCGGCGCCTGGCTCGGCGGCTTCGTCATCGACCACGGCCCCGGCCTCGGCGCCGTCACCCTTGTCGCGGGCCTGGTGCCGCTCGCGGCGATTGCCGTCGTGTTCCTGGCCCTTCGCCTCGAGCGCCGCGCGATCGGTTCGCCGGCGCTGGCCCAGTGCTGA
- a CDS encoding LysR family transcriptional regulator, producing the protein MARPEINRSGEIEVFVRVVEAGSFSAAARALRMTPSAVSKLIARLEARLGARLLSRSTRRLQLTPEGVAFHDSGVRILADMDAAEREAAAGAAPRGRLRVNSYVPFGQHRLMALLPRFLEKYPEIFVEVVLTDSVIDLLEERADVAIRAGPLRESRLVARKLGQSRMVLVASPAYLEARGTPRALSDLARHNMLAFGFARHIEGWPFVDATGRSIIMPIVGNMSLTDGEAMRRTTLAGAGIARLARWHVEPDIAAGLLVPLLEEFNPGDEEPTHAVYVGQGKHLPARVRAFLDFLAEAVRL; encoded by the coding sequence ATGGCGAGGCCCGAAATCAACCGTTCCGGCGAGATCGAGGTGTTCGTCCGCGTCGTCGAGGCGGGCAGCTTCTCGGCCGCGGCGCGCGCGCTGCGCATGACGCCGTCAGCGGTGAGCAAGCTGATCGCGCGGCTGGAGGCGCGGCTTGGCGCGCGACTTCTCAGCCGCTCGACGCGGCGGCTGCAGCTGACCCCGGAAGGGGTGGCCTTCCACGACAGCGGCGTGCGGATCCTCGCCGATATGGATGCGGCGGAACGCGAAGCGGCGGCGGGTGCGGCGCCGCGCGGCAGGCTGAGGGTCAATTCCTATGTGCCGTTCGGCCAGCACCGGCTGATGGCGCTGCTGCCGCGTTTCCTGGAAAAGTACCCCGAGATTTTCGTCGAAGTCGTGCTGACCGACAGTGTCATCGACCTTCTGGAAGAGCGTGCCGACGTCGCCATCCGCGCCGGGCCGCTGCGCGAGTCACGCCTGGTGGCGCGCAAGCTCGGCCAGAGCCGGATGGTGCTGGTCGCGTCGCCTGCCTATCTCGAAGCGCGCGGCACGCCACGCGCATTGTCCGACCTCGCCCGCCACAACATGCTGGCCTTCGGCTTTGCCAGGCACATCGAAGGTTGGCCCTTTGTCGATGCGACAGGCAGATCGATCATCATGCCGATCGTCGGAAACATGTCGCTGACCGACGGCGAAGCGATGCGGCGAACGACGTTGGCAGGAGCCGGTATAGCGCGGCTGGCGCGCTGGCATGTCGAACCCGACATCGCCGCCGGGTTGCTCGTGCCGTTGCTGGAGGAGTTCAATCCCGGCGACGAGGAGCCGACGCACGCGGTCTATGTCGGCCAGGGCAAGCATCTGCCGGCCAGGGTGCGGGCTTTTCTTGATTTTCTTGCCGAGGCCGTGCGTCTCTGA